AGGCTTAGCATTTATAAATATGTCTTTCATAATATCATTTGGAATTAAAGTTCTTTGTTTGGCAAACTTAGAATCCTTTGGATTTTCAATGGTTGCTCCATTATCATTAATCATAGGAGAATCAATACCTAGTTTATGATAAAGATCAATAGCCCCACCATAAGGTCTACCAGTAGCAATAACTACTTTATGTCCTAAATGATGCAAATAAGTTAATACATCAATTGTGTATTGAGTTAAATCGCTTTTTTTATTTAATAGTGAACCATCAAGGTCACAAGCAATAAGATATGGTTGCATAATTTTTCACCTCTACTCATTATCTCATAGTTTTATTTATATTCAAGGCATATCATGTAAAGAAAAAGAAAAAAGGCATTTAGCCTTAAGTCAATTTTGGGAATGTATAAACAAAAGTAGTTCCTGTACCTTGATCAGGAGTTTCTGTTTCTATAGTTGATGGAATCGCAAAATCATATAGCATTGAAGAATCAATACTAGTGTTCGCTGTAATACCACCTGTAGGTAAGTCAGCTTTTTCTGTTACGTAAACACCACCTGTGATATCTGAATTATTTTTGCTATCAAACTCATCACATAGAAAATAACCTACACCATCAGCTTTATCAACTTTAATATCGCCTTCTGCAAATATGAATGTTGGATGTTCTATAGTTCCTAAAAGTAAATTTCCTTCAATTTCTACGTCTCCATTTACATAAATAGTACCTAGGACGCTTTGTATTGAATTACCTTTATCTTTTATTTTCAAATCACCATTAATGACTACATTACCATAAATGGTAGATCCTTCATTCATTGTCAAATCACCATTAATAAAAAGGATTTGTCCCTCGGGCACAGTTAAATTTTTAATAGGTCCTCTTTTTTCTTTATCAATGTCAACATCACCATCTACATACCAATTCCACCAAGCTGTTGGGTTCCATTGGTCTTCTAAATCTTTAGGTTTTTTATATTGAAATCCTGAATTAGCTTTAGCTAAGTCTTCAACATAATCCATAAGCTGTCCAAAGCTTGTAAACCCTGTTTCAGGAGTAATCCAAGGAAATGATTGAGAGATATAATCAGGTAAAAAAGTGCTAATCATTGTTGTAGGAGTAATTAAAGGAGATAACGAAAAATCTGTTTCTCCTCCGGTTTTACTAAATAAAGAATCAACTATATTAGAGTTTCCAGCAGAACCAGTCATATAACTTATAACTTGGTTACTTGTATCAATCATAGAAGTAATAGAATATACTCCACTATTCATAGCAGTAATATCTACATTAAAATAAGTCTCTAAACTTTGGAGGAAATCTGTTTCTAAATTTTCTTCTCTTGCGATAATTTGAACAGCTGCATTTACACTAGTCACTGCATTTTGGTAATCTTCAGTTTGATCAATATCAATTTGTACTAAACTAGATTGAAACATAATAAAACTCATGAGTGCTGTGGTAATTCCAATGACAAAAACAATGATGCCGAGCACCATAGGTAAACCTATTGCTTTTTTGTTTTTGAATAAATTCATGTAAATCAGCTCCTTATGAGACTAATTGTAAATTGGTCTTGAAAGTATATAAATTACCTTCATCAGATACTAAAACAACTGTAATGACTAATTTAGATGTTGTAGCATCAGATATAATTTCAATTGTGCTTGTTTCATCTAAACTAAATTGAGATAAATCTATGATTTCATTATCTATTAAAATATTAGTGTTAAATAAGATAGATAGTTCTAATCTAGGATTATATGTTACCAAAATAATCTCCTCTGATGTTTCATCATAGACATATTCACTATCTGAATATAATATAACCTCATCACTAGATATTAAATCATAATCTGTAATATTTAAATCATTTAATGCATTTTCAATACGTTTAATGATTAAAGTACCGGTTGTGCTTGCTTGACTTGTTTCAATAATATCTTTATTTGCATTGACAATTAAAGATATGGTTAAAGCAATGACACTAGATGCGATTGCAAATATGGCTACTGCTCCAAGCAGTTCAACCATAGTTATCCCTCTATGCTTTCTCATAAACTGCTCCTGTTAAAACTACGATACGTTCTTTAAAATAAATGATCTCAATTTCATAGTGAATAATTTTATAGTTTATGGATTGCGTAGTTGGTTCTAAAAAGGTAATGGTCATATCATCTTGAAATGTCTTATCTCCTGATTCATATAAGAATACATCACAATCAATTGGAGACCCAGAAGTACTACAGTTATCATTAGTTAGTATGTGCTCACTTCCATTAAGCCATGTATTAAGATCATCATAATCAGTATGACTTAAGATGTCATTTCTTACTAAAGAGCCAACATCAGTAGCTTTGATCTTTTGTTCAGAAGCTGTCGCTTGATTTCGCATATTTAGAATAATCAACATCGCTGTTGTCAAAATGAGCGTTATTAAAAATATTGAAGCTACAGCTTCTATAATAGTAAATCCATGTTTTGATTTAATCAAGTCAGACACCTCCAATCATTTCAACTCTATTATATATGATTTAATGTTTAAATTATAATGAAAATTATTAAGAAATTCTTAATTTGCTAAAAATAACACATAAAGCGAGAAAATCTTTGGTATAATGATGTCAAGTAGAGGTGGTTATATTGAGACATTTTATTTTATATTTTAAAAGAAACATATATTTTATGATTTCTATCATTACTTTATTTATAGCAGTAGTCTTTGCGGGGACTATGTTTTTTGTTAATGATATATCAAATCCACCTTCTTCAACAACCCTAGGATCTGTTTATTTAGGCGCATATGAAGAAGACCAGTATGATAATGTTATTAATAATGAAATAACTGCTTACATAGACGGTGCAGTCTTTGAAATATCATATCAGGATTCTATGTTTGATATTCCTTTATCATTGTTTGAGTATAATCATGAGCAAACAATGTCATCAATTATTGATAATCAGGTCAATCAAGCTTATTTTTCAATTAGTGATGAAAATAAAGTGATTTTAGAACAACAGCTTGAATTGAATTTCTCAAATCGTGTATATTCTGTAGTAAATGTTGATGATTTAATGAGTCAAATTATAGAAGATATGGGACATATGACCTCATTAAAACAATATCAACTTGCTGATTACTTCGTTGAAGACACTAATCAAAGTGTTTTGAATCAAGTAACAGTAAGAAATATTAGCGTTGCAGATGTCAGTCAAATCAATCAATTAGTTGATCAAATCATAATAACTCCAAATTCACGATATTCGATCCTTGAGAATCTAGCTACACTAGATTTGACCAATGTACAATTAAGTGTTATTTCAACGGGATTATTAGAAGTATTAGCAAAAAGCCATATAAATGGATTTATGTTTAATTCAAATCCTTTAATTCCATCATGGGCAACTATTGGGTATAATGTTAGAATTTTAAGAATTAATCAATATGACTTTTCATTTTTTAATTCTTTTGAATACACTTATTATGTCAATATAGAACAAACTGGACAAACATCACTATCTTTTACATTAACTGGAGTTCCTTTTGTTAATGAATATAATGTAGAAATTGAAAATAAAATTATTATTCCTAGAGATACTATTTATTAT
The sequence above is drawn from the Mariniplasma anaerobium genome and encodes:
- a CDS encoding type II secretion system protein, whose product is MRKHRGITMVELLGAVAIFAIASSVIALTISLIVNANKDIIETSQASTTGTLIIKRIENALNDLNITDYDLISSDEVILYSDSEYVYDETSEEIILVTYNPRLELSILFNTNILIDNEIIDLSQFSLDETSTIEIISDATTSKLVITVVLVSDEGNLYTFKTNLQLVS
- a CDS encoding type II secretion system protein: MIKSKHGFTIIEAVASIFLITLILTTAMLIILNMRNQATASEQKIKATDVGSLVRNDILSHTDYDDLNTWLNGSEHILTNDNCSTSGSPIDCDVFLYESGDKTFQDDMTITFLEPTTQSINYKIIHYEIEIIYFKERIVVLTGAVYEKA